A window of the Schlesneria paludicola DSM 18645 genome harbors these coding sequences:
- a CDS encoding Nramp family divalent metal transporter: MADAPQLPRTLLDWIRVFGPGAIMASLTIGTGELIFSTRGGALFGYHILFVFALTSLLKWSLVISTSRHMVLTGVHPYERMLDLPGPRGWLPIMLLLISVVAMPIWITFHSSVLGSLVSWLTETRNHYQGGIDYLWGAAILVAILILSATGGYEVLEKTQTFVVLAMVVCAGLTLVLYKPDWVQLLLGLLPHSMSYPEWLPERYPQIAKHSVWVEVTRYIGVIGGAGFDYLSYTSWLREKSWGVLPHRASDEMLREIAADPNHRVRRWVNAPLVDCAISFLLVIVFSAVFVASGTMFLGPEHVVPDEENLLNLQARFVTQIHPWLLPLYVVGAFLTMLGTLYGTVEIACSIADEIVRSFVANWTEHKADSLRRGIIGWCASVAFVILGCLFAGQASPTPIVVTASKMVTTITDASEPIADETSAVSKEQPSAPKKPRLLLAVMTPVNLLTGVLSCGVICWLTIWMDRRWLPATLQPPPALICLNFVSGLLFIGLGLKGFWDNDNRVLALFGLIGLFATSLLIAMILGSRRNMPEPVMSSPSSEPAL; this comes from the coding sequence ATGGCTGACGCGCCCCAGCTTCCGCGCACGCTGCTCGATTGGATTCGAGTCTTCGGTCCTGGTGCCATTATGGCATCGTTGACGATCGGAACGGGCGAGCTGATCTTCTCGACGCGTGGCGGCGCGTTGTTTGGGTATCACATCCTGTTCGTCTTCGCGCTCACGTCGCTGCTGAAGTGGTCACTGGTCATTTCCACCAGTCGGCACATGGTGTTGACGGGCGTCCATCCGTACGAACGTATGCTCGATCTTCCAGGGCCACGCGGCTGGCTGCCGATCATGTTGCTGTTGATTTCCGTCGTCGCCATGCCAATCTGGATCACCTTCCACTCCAGCGTGCTGGGCAGCCTGGTCTCATGGCTGACCGAGACACGAAACCACTATCAGGGTGGAATCGATTATCTTTGGGGCGCCGCGATCCTGGTGGCAATCCTGATCCTTTCCGCGACGGGCGGATACGAGGTTCTCGAGAAGACCCAAACCTTTGTCGTCCTGGCCATGGTGGTTTGCGCCGGCTTGACGCTCGTTCTCTACAAACCCGATTGGGTGCAGTTGCTGCTGGGCCTTTTGCCGCATTCGATGTCCTATCCCGAATGGCTGCCGGAGCGATATCCGCAGATCGCCAAGCACTCCGTCTGGGTTGAAGTCACGCGTTACATCGGGGTGATCGGTGGAGCGGGATTCGACTACCTCAGTTACACCTCTTGGTTGCGAGAGAAAAGTTGGGGCGTCTTGCCTCATCGCGCATCCGACGAAATGCTGCGTGAGATCGCCGCAGATCCGAACCACCGCGTCCGCCGCTGGGTCAACGCCCCCCTTGTCGACTGCGCCATCAGCTTCCTGCTGGTGATCGTGTTCAGCGCGGTCTTTGTGGCGTCGGGAACGATGTTTCTAGGCCCCGAACACGTCGTGCCTGACGAAGAAAATCTCCTGAACCTGCAGGCACGATTCGTCACGCAGATTCACCCCTGGTTATTACCGCTGTATGTTGTGGGGGCATTTTTGACGATGCTGGGGACGCTTTATGGAACGGTCGAGATTGCCTGCAGCATCGCCGACGAAATTGTTCGCTCTTTCGTCGCCAACTGGACGGAACACAAGGCCGATTCATTGCGGCGCGGAATCATCGGCTGGTGTGCCTCGGTGGCATTCGTCATCTTGGGATGCTTATTTGCGGGACAAGCATCTCCGACACCGATCGTCGTGACGGCCTCGAAAATGGTGACGACGATCACCGATGCCAGCGAACCGATCGCCGACGAGACCTCCGCGGTGTCGAAGGAACAGCCATCCGCCCCCAAGAAGCCAAGACTGCTGCTGGCGGTCATGACGCCCGTCAATCTTTTGACTGGAGTCTTGTCGTGCGGAGTCATCTGTTGGCTGACCATCTGGATGGACCGACGCTGGTTGCCCGCAACGCTCCAACCACCTCCAGCCCTCATCTGTCTTAATTTTGTCTCGGGATTGCTATTCATTGGACTGGGGCTGAAAGGCTTTTGGGACAATGATAATCGAGTGCTGGCGCTATTCGGCCTGATCGGACTGTTCGCAACCTCACTGTTGATCGCGATGATCCTTGGATCGAGGCGGAACATGCCCGAACCTGTAATGTCTTCTCCTTCAAGCGAGCCCGCGCTGTAG
- a CDS encoding sugar phosphate isomerase/epimerase family protein, translating to MHQFRLAVATRCFEQSLVESIKSATDLRVQGIQFDVRNEVHSGHLSDTGRRDLLHHISEHQLKVASTVYPLKHALYEPDRLDLRVEAIRKAMKFSYTLKVGTLCIRVGRIPEEADSKERQVLVDILCDLARYGNHVGTVLAITPTNDSAETLRTLLNDVKTGPLGIDFDPAHFAMSGRPVIDSLRSLHELVVHVQIRDGIHGIDGGQEVAVGQGNVDWIEVLALLGEMDYRGWLTAIRGVAEDRAFDLARGIKLIQRILLGG from the coding sequence ATGCATCAGTTTCGTCTTGCCGTTGCCACTCGTTGTTTCGAACAGTCGCTCGTGGAATCAATCAAATCCGCGACGGATCTGCGCGTTCAGGGAATTCAGTTTGACGTGCGGAACGAAGTCCATTCAGGCCATCTCTCGGACACAGGGCGCCGCGATCTTCTGCATCACATCAGCGAGCACCAACTCAAAGTTGCCAGCACCGTCTACCCACTCAAACATGCCTTGTACGAACCCGACCGTCTTGATTTGCGAGTGGAAGCGATTCGCAAAGCGATGAAGTTCTCGTACACCTTGAAGGTGGGAACGCTCTGCATTCGCGTCGGTCGGATACCGGAAGAGGCGGATTCGAAAGAGCGACAGGTTCTGGTCGACATCCTTTGTGATCTGGCGCGGTATGGAAATCATGTCGGTACGGTGCTGGCGATCACCCCAACGAATGACTCGGCCGAGACTCTGAGAACGTTGCTCAATGACGTCAAAACAGGTCCGCTTGGGATCGATTTTGACCCGGCGCACTTCGCGATGTCCGGACGGCCCGTCATCGATTCCTTACGTTCACTCCATGAACTGGTGGTTCACGTTCAAATTCGTGACGGAATTCACGGCATCGATGGCGGCCAGGAAGTAGCGGTCGGGCAGGGAAACGTCGACTGGATTGAGGTCCTCGCGCTATTGGGCGAGATGGACTACCGAGGCTGGCTGACGGCGATACGCGGGGTGGCCGAAGATCGGGCGTTCGATCTGGCTCGAGGAATCAAACTCATCCAGCGAATTCTGCTGGGGGGGTGA
- a CDS encoding ACT domain-containing protein, which produces MAKRYIMTVLAVNRTGILAALANALDELGGNMRDVSQAVIDKYFAVIMAAEFPEDQDQEVIVDHIRAICRPFGAEVTLRDPSGDTGFDGETEPTPKERYVLTLSGPDRPGVLRFLAHRLALDGIDLVDLQGRQVANQTFMAAMELSVPPGIDALHLCEELKHEFQTDGITVAMQHRRIVAALSHPEPVGFNTAES; this is translated from the coding sequence ATGGCCAAGCGTTACATCATGACTGTCCTGGCGGTGAATCGGACGGGAATCCTCGCCGCGCTGGCGAACGCGTTGGACGAATTGGGCGGAAACATGCGTGATGTCAGTCAGGCGGTGATTGACAAGTATTTCGCCGTCATTATGGCGGCCGAGTTTCCCGAAGATCAGGACCAGGAAGTGATCGTCGATCACATCCGCGCGATCTGTCGCCCTTTTGGTGCCGAGGTCACATTGCGAGATCCGTCGGGTGACACCGGGTTCGATGGCGAGACGGAACCGACACCGAAGGAACGCTATGTGTTAACCCTGTCGGGGCCGGATCGGCCGGGAGTTCTGCGGTTCCTGGCGCATCGACTGGCCTTGGATGGGATCGACCTCGTTGATCTTCAGGGGCGCCAAGTTGCGAATCAGACATTCATGGCGGCAATGGAACTCTCGGTTCCACCCGGGATCGATGCCTTGCACCTTTGCGAGGAACTCAAGCACGAATTTCAAACTGATGGGATCACCGTCGCCATGCAGCATCGCCGGATCGTGGCGGCGCTCTCTCACCCCGAACCTGTCGGATTCAATACCGCTGAGTCTTGA
- a CDS encoding leucine-rich repeat domain-containing protein, which translates to MIRLLSTWAVLGTLSIAMVSAAEKTPPTEAETKAIELIKKSGGQVMELAQNDSRLDVAFHLADGKITDEQLVPLKSLPQLAQLNLRGREITNAGLVNIKDAKGLLRLHLEKTKVTDDGLQELKGLENLEYLNLYGTEVTDAGLKHLAGLKKLKKLYLWQTKVTDAGVAELKAAIPEIHIIRGVEPAKPAEEKKEEKKEEEKKPEEKK; encoded by the coding sequence ATGATTCGTTTGTTGAGCACTTGGGCTGTCTTGGGAACACTCAGCATCGCGATGGTTTCGGCTGCGGAGAAAACTCCACCCACAGAAGCCGAAACGAAAGCCATTGAACTGATCAAGAAATCCGGCGGTCAGGTTATGGAATTGGCCCAGAACGATTCGCGATTGGATGTCGCCTTTCATCTGGCCGACGGGAAGATTACCGACGAACAACTCGTTCCCCTCAAAAGCCTGCCACAACTCGCACAGCTCAACCTGCGTGGCCGTGAAATTACGAACGCGGGACTCGTCAACATCAAGGACGCCAAGGGCTTGCTGCGGCTCCACCTGGAAAAGACGAAAGTCACCGATGACGGTTTGCAAGAATTGAAGGGGTTGGAAAACCTTGAGTACCTGAATCTTTACGGAACCGAAGTCACCGACGCGGGTCTCAAGCACCTGGCTGGATTGAAGAAGCTGAAAAAGCTGTATCTGTGGCAAACGAAAGTCACCGACGCCGGCGTGGCAGAACTGAAGGCCGCGATCCCCGAGATCCACATCATTCGAGGTGTTGAGCCTGCCAAACCGGCTGAAGAAAAGAAGGAAGAGAAGAAAGAAGAAGAAAAGAAGCCGGAAGAGAAAAAGTAA
- a CDS encoding alpha/beta hydrolase family protein yields MSLAAAASRNRLARRIGPLVIQSLLTLASNSSGQPWPELPTQNDVVELPAQEWPLRPGPRTIRVLVHYPQQKQASVTADTGLMLSLHNWGGVDCVGTAVPQTLADRWNLVVLCVNYLQSGPMDSIQGPEPYDCGYLQSLDALRSLWWLRDRLLASKQPFADDRIYATGGSGGGNVTLMANKLAPRTFACIVDMCGMKKLSDDIAYNLPGGTTLNARWSRDPQHPFYLASGQQELRFVGCPEHLLTMRRMGSSSKIVVVHGTEDDVCLFSDAEEMVNLMRRSGLDVEPHFISKADLDGVAFTSTGHSLGNRTEIVIQVADKYVRVDSANSLRRPGPTDFERRDEVRYRTSDGEFVISYQRGYPVGRFEPKVAAGIEVKPAP; encoded by the coding sequence TTGTCTCTTGCTGCTGCGGCCTCGCGAAATCGACTCGCGCGACGAATCGGTCCGCTTGTGATCCAGTCTCTTCTGACTCTCGCAAGCAATTCGTCGGGTCAACCCTGGCCCGAGTTACCCACGCAAAATGACGTTGTCGAGTTGCCCGCACAGGAGTGGCCCTTGCGTCCTGGTCCACGCACCATCCGAGTGCTGGTCCATTATCCACAGCAAAAACAGGCGTCGGTGACGGCCGACACAGGATTGATGCTAAGCCTTCACAATTGGGGGGGCGTCGATTGCGTAGGAACGGCGGTGCCGCAAACACTTGCCGATCGCTGGAACCTTGTCGTTCTCTGCGTCAATTACCTGCAAAGCGGTCCGATGGATTCCATCCAGGGCCCCGAACCGTACGACTGCGGCTATCTACAGAGCCTCGACGCATTGCGATCGCTCTGGTGGCTTCGAGATCGACTCTTGGCGAGCAAGCAGCCCTTCGCGGATGATCGCATCTACGCGACAGGTGGCTCGGGAGGTGGAAACGTCACGCTGATGGCAAACAAGCTCGCGCCACGCACGTTTGCCTGTATTGTCGACATGTGTGGAATGAAAAAATTGTCAGACGACATTGCGTACAACCTTCCCGGCGGGACGACTCTAAACGCACGCTGGTCGCGCGATCCGCAACACCCGTTTTATCTGGCGTCTGGGCAGCAAGAGCTGCGATTCGTCGGTTGTCCCGAGCACTTGTTGACGATGCGACGGATGGGAAGTTCCTCCAAAATCGTGGTCGTCCACGGAACAGAGGATGACGTCTGCCTGTTCTCAGACGCCGAAGAGATGGTCAATTTGATGCGCCGCAGTGGCCTCGATGTTGAACCCCACTTTATTTCCAAGGCGGACCTGGACGGTGTCGCATTCACGTCGACCGGCCATTCTCTGGGCAATCGAACGGAGATCGTGATCCAAGTTGCCGACAAGTACGTCAGAGTCGACAGCGCAAACTCGCTTCGACGACCCGGCCCCACTGATTTTGAGCGGCGTGACGAGGTTCGATATCGAACCTCAGACGGCGAATTCGTCATTTCCTACCAACGAGGGTATCCCGTCGGACGATTTGAGCCGAAGGTCGCCGCGGGTATCGAAGTCAAACCTGCCCCCTGA
- the tatC gene encoding twin-arginine translocase subunit TatC, producing MATKTDLFDDSTMTFGEHLEVLRFHLIRALLGLMIGVILSLIFGEQLVRVIRKPIDAALRRADYSNSNRVQDNIEGFDLWKSIGSGIWNQFVPPSISEEDKKAIESIETLTETEKKVVTLEVSPFDLVTALHQVAPDQFPEPKEELKDSPTVKLPATSAAFGDFRRTAEKVNQPVTLNVQEAFMTYMKVSFIAGLIVSSPWIFYQLWLFVAAGLYPHERKYVHTYLPMSIGLFLGGVSFCFYAVLPVVLDFLLGFNSRIGITAQIRISEWINFAVLLPLMFGISFQLPLVMLFLTKINVFQAQHYVAQWKLAVLAISAISMVLTPTPDPATMMLMMVPLLLLYVLGVALCYWSEPKSPLGDAA from the coding sequence ATGGCAACAAAAACTGACTTGTTCGATGACTCGACGATGACATTCGGCGAGCATTTGGAAGTCTTGCGATTTCACCTGATTCGCGCCCTGCTGGGGCTCATGATCGGCGTCATTCTGTCGCTGATTTTCGGCGAACAACTGGTGCGAGTCATTCGAAAGCCGATCGACGCCGCGCTGCGTCGCGCCGACTATTCGAATTCGAATCGGGTTCAAGACAACATCGAAGGATTCGACCTGTGGAAATCGATCGGGTCGGGAATCTGGAATCAGTTTGTTCCTCCTTCCATCAGCGAAGAGGACAAAAAGGCGATCGAATCGATCGAGACATTGACCGAAACTGAAAAGAAAGTAGTGACGCTCGAAGTGTCGCCATTCGATCTGGTGACGGCATTGCACCAGGTTGCGCCGGATCAGTTTCCCGAGCCAAAAGAAGAACTGAAGGACTCTCCGACCGTCAAATTGCCGGCGACATCTGCGGCGTTTGGTGATTTCCGACGGACGGCCGAGAAGGTGAATCAGCCCGTGACATTGAATGTTCAGGAAGCCTTCATGACCTATATGAAGGTGTCGTTCATCGCGGGTTTGATCGTGTCCAGTCCGTGGATTTTCTATCAGCTTTGGCTGTTTGTTGCGGCCGGTTTGTATCCGCATGAACGCAAGTACGTTCACACCTATTTACCGATGAGTATCGGGCTGTTTCTGGGGGGCGTTTCGTTTTGCTTTTATGCGGTGTTGCCTGTGGTTCTGGACTTCCTGCTCGGCTTTAACTCGCGTATTGGAATCACGGCCCAGATCCGAATTTCGGAGTGGATCAATTTCGCGGTCCTGCTGCCATTGATGTTTGGAATCAGCTTTCAGTTGCCGCTCGTGATGCTGTTTCTGACCAAGATCAATGTGTTCCAGGCACAGCACTACGTGGCTCAGTGGAAACTGGCGGTCCTGGCAATCTCGGCCATTTCAATGGTGCTGACCCCTACGCCCGATCCCGCCACGATGATGCTGATGATGGTTCCGCTGCTTTTGCTGTACGTTTTGGGGGTCGCACTTTGCTACTGGTCAGAACCGAAATCACCGCTCGGCGACGCGGCGTAA
- a CDS encoding sirohydrochlorin chelatase, producing MTERLWRKRSAPECAMPFIEYQMTSDTNPSPEIRSPQTGVLLIAHGSRRKEANDDLVRLAELITRRQEYGVVQESYLELAPPTIVDGGRICVERGATRVLMLPYFLSAGVHVVLDLEDARKQLAAEFPNVQFELCPHLGLNPLMADIVLACLEEGNSKSTTV from the coding sequence GTGACAGAACGCCTGTGGCGAAAGCGATCCGCCCCCGAGTGTGCGATGCCTTTTATCGAGTACCAGATGACCAGCGACACCAACCCCTCCCCCGAAATCCGCTCACCACAGACGGGGGTGCTGCTGATTGCTCACGGCAGCCGGCGGAAAGAGGCCAACGACGATCTCGTCCGATTGGCCGAACTCATCACACGTCGCCAGGAATACGGCGTCGTGCAAGAATCTTACCTGGAGCTCGCGCCGCCGACGATCGTCGACGGTGGCCGCATCTGCGTCGAACGCGGGGCCACTCGAGTCCTGATGCTGCCCTATTTCCTTTCGGCCGGCGTTCATGTCGTGTTGGATCTGGAAGACGCCCGAAAGCAACTGGCCGCGGAATTTCCCAACGTCCAGTTTGAGCTCTGCCCCCACCTGGGCCTGAACCCACTGATGGCCGACATCGTGCTTGCCTGTTTGGAAGAGGGGAACTCAAAATCAACGACGGTGTGA
- a CDS encoding Kelch repeat-containing protein has protein sequence MPFRVILILAGLATWFGPIPSMAQSDSPDWKLVTPKAEWRARDSSGEVVFQDKVWLFGGWFDSFQSPPRDVWNSSDGTRWNLVQSEAPWKFSDLPMTITFADRMWFMGGWTNGRLAGHGATNEVWSSADGTNWKLDGLAGWSPRIASAVVEFKGRMWILGGTENYYFGDLKSLKNDVWSSADGKEWRLETADAGWAPRSYHQAAVLNDKIYVFGGGNYVPQYQAFNDVWSSSDGKTWERVTEFAEWSPRLWFSSVVYRDRMWVLGGWSNNPSKNWSDVWHSADGKNWQQLKTKAIWKERHEHSTYVFQGKIWVAGGMSPPLNNEVWSLELPPDFFSKK, from the coding sequence ATGCCGTTCCGAGTGATCCTGATTCTGGCTGGCCTCGCGACTTGGTTCGGTCCGATCCCGTCAATGGCCCAGTCAGACAGTCCCGATTGGAAACTGGTCACCCCCAAGGCGGAATGGCGGGCGCGTGATTCCAGCGGTGAGGTGGTTTTCCAAGACAAGGTGTGGCTTTTCGGCGGCTGGTTTGATTCGTTCCAATCGCCTCCACGCGACGTCTGGAATTCGAGCGACGGCACACGCTGGAACCTGGTGCAGTCCGAAGCGCCTTGGAAATTCAGTGACCTGCCGATGACGATCACCTTCGCAGACCGGATGTGGTTTATGGGAGGGTGGACCAATGGGCGACTCGCAGGCCACGGAGCCACGAATGAGGTCTGGTCTTCAGCCGATGGCACCAACTGGAAACTCGACGGGCTTGCTGGATGGTCACCTCGAATCGCGTCGGCCGTCGTAGAGTTTAAAGGCCGGATGTGGATTCTGGGTGGGACCGAAAACTACTACTTCGGCGATCTCAAGAGCCTGAAAAACGACGTCTGGTCCTCGGCAGATGGAAAAGAATGGCGCCTGGAGACTGCCGACGCGGGCTGGGCGCCTCGGTCATACCATCAGGCGGCAGTCTTGAACGACAAGATCTATGTATTTGGCGGGGGAAACTACGTCCCGCAATATCAAGCATTCAATGATGTCTGGTCGTCCAGCGACGGAAAGACCTGGGAACGCGTCACCGAGTTTGCCGAATGGTCGCCCAGACTCTGGTTCTCATCGGTGGTTTACCGCGATCGCATGTGGGTCCTGGGCGGCTGGTCGAATAATCCGTCCAAAAACTGGAGCGATGTTTGGCATTCGGCCGACGGAAAGAACTGGCAACAGCTCAAAACCAAGGCGATCTGGAAAGAGCGTCACGAACACTCGACATACGTATTCCAGGGCAAGATCTGGGTCGCGGGGGGCATGTCTCCGCCACTCAACAATGAAGTCTGGTCGCTCGAGCTGCCGCCCGATTTTTTCAGCAAGAAGTAA
- a CDS encoding DUF711 family protein, which yields MAHSTGYFSALQQLRQLPLDVRTVTLGINIADCADRSFHRLCDGIYHRIVEKAGRMNVVCSEVASLMGVPVLQRRLCVTPIDRVAQGFNSSELVNIAKTLDGAAANVHADRIGGFAADVQHGMTQSSRQLIASLPEALVQTERVRAAVHVGSTENGVNLEAITSIADVLLKTAQASSHRNGDATGKLAVLANDSTGHPHLTGACLGDGWGDLVVHVGIGATSIIRHGLEQRLQENPDSRLDELASVIQTAVFQATRTAELVGREIAERLGAEFGSIDVTLAPTHRPGDSVVDLLPLLGIERVGAPGTATALTLILSAIRAGSAFASCSAGAYSRIMLSLLEDTSLAAASQSGTLTFDQLCMAANSGANGLDLICLPGDTDRSTLSAIIADQVSFAILNRRPAAVRLVIVPGKQAGDLVSYSGMKASAVILPVRGAGLSEGFIRRGGRIPPVR from the coding sequence ATGGCACACAGTACTGGTTACTTTTCGGCGTTACAGCAACTGCGACAGCTTCCGCTCGATGTTCGAACGGTGACGCTTGGAATCAACATTGCCGACTGTGCCGACCGCAGTTTTCATCGGCTCTGTGATGGCATCTATCACCGGATCGTTGAAAAGGCCGGGCGGATGAATGTCGTCTGCAGCGAAGTTGCGTCACTGATGGGCGTCCCGGTTCTGCAGCGGCGATTATGTGTCACGCCCATCGATCGCGTCGCGCAAGGATTCAATTCCTCGGAACTGGTCAACATCGCGAAGACGCTCGATGGTGCTGCGGCGAACGTCCATGCCGATCGAATCGGCGGTTTCGCGGCCGACGTTCAGCACGGGATGACTCAAAGTTCGCGACAACTGATCGCCAGCCTTCCCGAGGCGCTTGTGCAGACCGAACGCGTGCGCGCGGCGGTGCATGTGGGATCGACAGAAAATGGGGTCAATCTGGAAGCGATTACGTCGATTGCGGATGTGCTGCTTAAGACGGCACAGGCTTCCAGTCATCGCAACGGAGATGCGACGGGAAAACTGGCGGTCCTGGCGAATGATTCCACGGGGCATCCGCACCTGACCGGAGCCTGTCTGGGTGACGGATGGGGCGATCTGGTCGTGCATGTCGGGATTGGGGCCACGTCCATTATTCGGCATGGGCTCGAGCAGCGATTACAGGAGAACCCCGATTCCCGCCTGGATGAATTGGCGTCGGTCATTCAAACGGCGGTTTTTCAGGCGACGCGAACCGCGGAACTCGTCGGTCGGGAAATCGCGGAACGATTGGGAGCTGAATTTGGCAGTATCGACGTCACTCTGGCCCCGACTCATCGTCCCGGTGACAGTGTGGTTGACCTGCTGCCGCTGCTTGGCATTGAACGTGTCGGTGCACCGGGAACTGCGACGGCGCTCACGCTGATCCTGAGCGCGATTCGAGCGGGGTCGGCCTTCGCATCCTGTTCGGCCGGGGCATACTCAAGAATCATGTTGTCGCTGCTTGAGGACACCTCGCTTGCCGCCGCGTCACAGTCGGGAACGTTGACCTTCGATCAGCTCTGCATGGCGGCGAATTCGGGAGCGAACGGCCTGGATCTCATCTGCCTGCCTGGCGACACCGATCGCTCGACCCTTTCCGCGATTATCGCGGACCAGGTTTCATTCGCCATTTTGAATCGACGTCCGGCCGCGGTGCGTCTCGTCATCGTTCCTGGCAAGCAAGCGGGGGATCTAGTGTCCTACAGTGGGATGAAGGCGAGCGCCGTGATTCTGCCCGTTCGCGGGGCTGGTCTGTCAGAGGGGTTCATTCGACGCGGTGGACGAATTCCCCCGGTACGATGA
- a CDS encoding zinc metallopeptidase, producing the protein MMMFDPMYLLFAAPGLLLSLWASYQVKSAFDKYSQVGTSSGYTGAEAARHLLDDAGLRSVAIVETDGYLSDHYDPINRQLALSHNVYYGRSVASIGVATHEAGHALQHAHGYVPLWFRSALVPVANIGSSMGYIVMAVGLFLHPWVVILGAALFSLVLLFQVVTLPVEFDASSRAKHLVVEAGIIRPEERFGMDRVLNAAALTYVAAAVSSLMVLAYYLFRAGVFGGSSDDR; encoded by the coding sequence ATGATGATGTTCGATCCCATGTACCTGCTATTCGCAGCTCCAGGTTTGTTGCTGTCGCTGTGGGCCAGTTACCAGGTGAAATCCGCATTCGACAAGTATTCGCAGGTCGGTACGTCCAGCGGCTACACCGGTGCGGAAGCGGCTCGGCATTTGCTTGACGACGCGGGTTTGCGATCGGTGGCGATTGTCGAAACCGATGGATACCTTTCGGACCACTACGATCCGATCAATCGGCAGCTGGCCTTGTCGCACAATGTCTACTACGGGCGATCGGTGGCTTCGATCGGCGTCGCTACGCATGAGGCAGGACATGCATTGCAGCATGCCCACGGTTATGTCCCCTTGTGGTTTCGATCGGCGTTGGTTCCCGTGGCGAACATCGGTTCGAGCATGGGATACATCGTGATGGCGGTGGGACTGTTTTTGCATCCGTGGGTCGTCATTCTGGGCGCGGCGCTGTTCTCACTGGTGCTGCTGTTCCAGGTGGTGACTCTCCCTGTGGAATTTGATGCGTCGTCGCGGGCGAAACACCTCGTCGTTGAAGCCGGAATCATCCGGCCCGAAGAACGTTTTGGAATGGATCGCGTTCTCAACGCTGCGGCGCTGACATACGTTGCGGCAGCCGTCAGTAGTTTGATGGTACTGGCGTACTATCTGTTCCGGGCCGGGGTGTTTGGCGGATCGTCGGACGACCGTTAG